Proteins encoded in a region of the Niveispirillum cyanobacteriorum genome:
- a CDS encoding DEAD/DEAH box helicase, with protein MLFSELGLGSEVLRAVEEVGYTTPTPIQEKAIPWVLQGRDVLGCAQTGTGKTASFTLPMIEILGRGRAKARMPRSLILEPTRELAAQVAENFELYGKYHKLNMALLIGGESFGDQIKKLERGVDVLIATPGRMMDLFDRGNILLTDIKVLVIDEADRMLDMGFIPDIERIVSLLPRKRQTLFFSATMPPEIKRLADKFLTTPEEVTVSAPASTATTVAQHLLVVDEQDKREALRRLIATDDVKNAFIFCNRKKDIAVVHGSLVKHGFNAGALHGDMVQSKRTETLEAFKAGSIDLLVCSDVAARGIDISNVSHVFNFDTPHHSEDYVHRIGRTGRAGKTGRAFTIATPDDGKLVHAIEKLIGKEIPRFTIEGIETAELSFDADPRRRGRGAPKKEEGRRGGRDRGERAERGPKPERHVHVEPEAAEAAIEAHQQKRERPDNRGDRHESRGEPRGERNRDRYENRGEARGENRGEGRGDNRGEPRADNRGDGRNEGRGEFRRDEHRRDEFRRDRDDRRDRRPRRDEDDDRGPPVVGFGDDVPAFILRAARPPKAPVVDVAEASED; from the coding sequence ATGCTGTTCTCGGAACTTGGACTCGGGTCCGAAGTCCTTCGCGCTGTTGAAGAAGTTGGCTATACCACGCCGACGCCGATCCAGGAAAAAGCCATCCCGTGGGTCCTGCAGGGCCGGGATGTGCTGGGCTGCGCCCAGACCGGTACGGGGAAGACCGCTTCCTTTACCCTTCCCATGATCGAGATTTTGGGCCGTGGCCGCGCCAAGGCGCGCATGCCTCGGTCCCTCATCCTGGAGCCAACGCGCGAACTGGCCGCCCAGGTGGCAGAAAATTTCGAGCTGTATGGCAAGTACCACAAGCTGAACATGGCGCTGCTGATCGGTGGCGAAAGCTTTGGCGACCAGATCAAGAAGCTGGAACGCGGCGTTGACGTGCTGATCGCCACGCCGGGCCGCATGATGGACCTGTTTGATCGTGGCAACATCCTGCTGACCGACATCAAGGTCCTGGTGATCGACGAGGCGGATCGCATGCTAGATATGGGGTTCATCCCCGATATCGAGCGTATCGTCAGCCTGCTGCCGCGCAAGCGTCAAACCCTGTTCTTCAGCGCCACCATGCCGCCGGAGATCAAGCGTCTGGCCGATAAGTTCCTGACCACCCCGGAAGAGGTGACGGTCAGTGCGCCCGCCAGCACGGCTACCACGGTGGCCCAGCATCTGCTGGTCGTGGATGAACAGGACAAGCGCGAGGCGCTGCGTCGCCTGATCGCCACCGACGATGTGAAGAACGCCTTCATCTTCTGCAATCGCAAGAAGGACATTGCCGTCGTTCATGGCTCGCTGGTCAAGCACGGCTTCAATGCCGGCGCCCTGCATGGCGACATGGTGCAGTCCAAGCGCACCGAGACTCTGGAGGCATTTAAGGCCGGCAGCATCGACCTGCTGGTCTGTTCCGACGTGGCGGCGCGCGGTATCGACATTTCCAATGTCAGCCACGTGTTCAATTTCGACACGCCGCACCATTCCGAAGATTACGTCCACCGCATCGGCCGCACGGGTCGCGCGGGCAAGACGGGTCGCGCCTTCACCATCGCCACGCCGGACGATGGCAAGCTGGTGCATGCCATCGAAAAGCTGATCGGCAAGGAAATTCCCCGCTTCACGATTGAGGGGATCGAAACCGCCGAACTGTCCTTCGATGCCGATCCGCGCCGCCGTGGCCGGGGTGCCCCGAAGAAGGAAGAGGGCCGCCGCGGTGGCCGCGACCGGGGCGAACGGGCAGAGCGCGGGCCCAAGCCCGAGCGCCATGTCCATGTGGAGCCTGAGGCCGCCGAAGCTGCCATCGAGGCACACCAGCAGAAGCGCGAACGTCCCGATAACCGGGGTGACCGCCACGAGAGCCGTGGCGAGCCGCGCGGCGAGCGCAATCGCGACCGGTACGAGAATCGGGGCGAAGCGCGCGGTGAAAATCGCGGCGAGGGCCGTGGTGACAACCGGGGCGAACCCCGTGCGGACAATCGTGGCGACGGCCGCAACGAGGGTCGGGGTGAGTTCCGCCGCGATGAGCATCGCCGCGACGAATTCCGCCGTGACCGCGATGACCGCCGCGACCGCCGTCCCCGCCGGGACGAGGATGATGACCGTGGCCCGCCCGTTGTCGGCTTTGGCGATGACGTACCCGCCTTCATCCTGCGCGCCGCCCGTCCGCCCAAGGCACCGGTCGTCGACGTGGCGGAAGCTTCGGAAGACTGA
- a CDS encoding Lrp/AsnC ligand binding domain-containing protein, with product MQTIFIMVKCDLGRAYDVADLAVQSVAEVSEVHSVSGQYDLMMKCFLEDGEDIGHFVTGQIQTLDGVKDTFTIITFKAFT from the coding sequence ATGCAGACGATCTTCATCATGGTCAAATGCGATCTCGGCCGCGCCTATGACGTGGCCGACCTCGCGGTGCAGAGCGTAGCAGAAGTCTCGGAAGTGCATTCCGTCTCCGGCCAATACGATCTGATGATGAAGTGCTTCCTGGAGGATGGGGAGGATATCGGCCATTTCGTGACGGGCCAGATCCAGACCCTGGATGGGGTGAAGGACACTTTCACCATCATCACCTTCAAAGC